The sequence CCTGATCGGCACCCGGCAATGAGGCAGGACCGCAGACGCCTCCTCGCGGCGCTGTGCGCCGCGGGAATGGTGTCGCCATTCGTCGCATACGCAGGTCCGCCGCGCCGCGTGGTGTCGGTCGGCGGGGCAGTCACGGAGATCGTGTACGCACTCGGCGCGGGCGACCGTCTCGTCGGCGCGGACTCGACCAGCCTGTTTCCCGAGGCGGCACAGAAGCTCCCGCGGGTCGGCTACATGCGCCAGATCTCCGCCGAAGGCGTGCTGTCGCTCCGTCCGGAACTCGTGGTCGCGACGGCGGAGGCCGGGCCCCCGGCCGTGCTGACCCAGATCGAATCGGCGGGGGTGCCGATCAAGCGGCTGCCGGTGCGGCATTCGTTGGAATCGCTGCGGGACAACGTCCGCGAAATCGCGGGCGTCCTGGGCATGCCTGAAGCCGGCAGCCGTCTGCTCGCGGATCTGGAGGTGCACTGGTCGAGGACGTCCCGGCGCGTGGCGTCCTTTCCGGGCCGGCCCAGGGCGCTGTTCATCCTGGCGCATGGCGGAGGCGCTCCGATGGTCTCCGGCGCTGGCACCGCGGCGGACGCGATGATCGGATACGCCGGCGCAGTGAACGCCGTGCAGAGCCTGGAGGGCTACAAGCCGCTCACGGCGGAGGCGGCCATCGCCTCGGCACCCGACGTGATCCTCATCACGAGCCAGGGGCTGGACGAAACCGGCGGCATCGACAAGCTGCTGGCCCGGCCCGGCCTTTCGCTGACTCCTGCGGGGCGCAGCCGGCGTGTCGTCGCCATGGACGCGTTGTACCTGCTGGGTTTCGGTCCGCGGCTGCCTGAAGCGGTGGCGGATCTGTCGGAGAGGTTGCGCAAGTCGTGACCGCCGCACAGGCCCGGGCACAGGATGCCCGCATCCGGGGCTTTCTGCCTTCGCCCCACTCCCGGCACGGACGGCAGCGGCTGCTGGCCCCGGTACTGACCGTGCTCGTCGCGATGCTGTTCATCGCGAACCTCAGCACGGGCGCCTTCGCGATTCCCGCCATGGAGGTGGTCAGGGCGCTCGTCGCGATGAGCGGCCTCGGCAGCAGCCTGGATGTCGGTGCGCAGGAACTGGCAGTGCTCACCGGCATCCGGCTGCCCCGGGCGATCATGGCGGCCGGGACCGGTGCAGGCCTTGCCCTGGCCGGCGCGGTCCTCCAGGGCCTGTTCCGCAATCCGCTCGCCGACCCTGGCGTCATCGGCATCTCCGGCGGTGCCGCCTTCGGCGCTGCGGTCGCCATCGTCGGCCTGGGCTACCTGCCGACCGGCTGGAGGGAAACGCTGGGCGGCTACGCGTTGCCTGCCACCGCTTTCGTCTTTGCCCTGATCACGACGCTCGTCGTCTACCGGTTCGGGCGGGCCCACGGCGGTTCGTCTGTCGCCACCATGCTTCTCGCGGGCATCGGATTCAACGCCCTGGCGCTGTCCGGAATCGGGTTCCTGTCTTTCATCGCATCCGACGAGCAGTTGCGCAATCTCGCTTTCTGGAACCTCGGCAGCGTCGGCGGGGCGACCTGGAACCAGCTCGCCCTGAGCGCCGTCGCGTGCGTTCCGGCAGGCATCGTCCTGCTGCGCCTCGCTCCGCCGCTGGACGCGCTGGCACTCGGATTCGCCGAAGCGCGGCACGTGGGCGTCGACGTGATCCGCCTGCAGAGGACGGTGGTGGTGCTGTCCGCGCTCATGGTGGGATGTCTCGTGGCTTCCACCGGAGTCATCGCTTTCCTGGGACTCATCGCGCCCCACATCGTCCGCCTGGCGATCGGACCGGCGCATTCCCGTCTGCTGCCTGCCTCCGCGCTGCTCGGCGCCGCGTTGCTGCTGGCCGCGGACCTTGCCGCGCGGACCCTCTTCGCTCCGGCCGAATTGCCCGTGGGCATTCTGACGACCGCGGCCGGCGCGCCGTTCTTCCTCTGGCTGCTGCTTCGCTCGCGACGGGAGGCCTTCGCGTGAGTGCGCCGCTCGTGGAGGCCAGGGGCGTGCGGTGCCGCCTCGGGCGGCGGATGGTGCTCGACGGCATCGATCTGTCGGTGCGCTCGGGTTCCCTCATGTGCCTCCTGGGACCGAACGGCGCGGGCAAGTCGACCTTGCTGCGCATGCTGAGCGGCGAACTGGCCGCGGGTGAAGGCACTGTGCAATTCGACGCGCGGGATCTCGCGTCGTGGTCCCCGGTTGCACTCGCCAGACGCCGGGCGGTCATGTGCCAGAAGCCCAATGCGGCCTTCGAGTTCCACGGCACCGAAGTCGTGCTGCTGGGCCGCTATCCGCACTGCGAGGGCAGGCCCGGGCGAACCGACGAGCGCATCGCGGAAAGGGCCCTGGCCGACGCGGAGGCGGCGCACCTCGCCTGGCGGATCGTGACCACGCTGTCGGGAGGCGAGAACGCCCGCGTGCATTTCGCCCGCGCGCTCGCGCAGGTGGCCTACGAGGAAGACGGGTTGCCCCGCGCGCTGTTCCTGGACGAACCCACCGCCAGCCTGGACCTCGCACACCAGCACGCGCTCATGCGGCTGGCGCGAGATCTTGCACACGGACAGGGACTGGCGGTGGTTGCCGTGGTGCACGACCTGAACCTGGCGGCCCGCTACGCCGACGAAGTCGTGCTGCTCTCCGACGGACGGATTGCCGCCGCGGGAACGCCGCGCCATGTCCTGACCCGGGAGCACGTCAAGGCGTGCTTCGGCGTCGACGTGATTGCCGTGACTGCCGCGGGACAGGATGCACCCGCATTGCTGGTGACGGCGTGATGAGAGGCCAACGACATGAATCCCCGAGATGACGTGAAGGCCAGATTGCTGGCCGTGTACGAAGAACTCCTCCGGCACGAAGGCTACGGCTCCTTCAAGGTGGAGATGCGCATCCTCAAGCGGGGGCAGAAGGAAGTGATCGTCGATTGCGGCAAGCAGTACCGCTTCGTCGTCGACTTCCGGCCGGCATCGGCCCTTCACGAGTTCAAACCCGGCGACGAGGCGTCGCGGGACATCCCCGAAAGAACGCAGCTGACGGAGCTGCAGGGCCTGTCAGCCTGACACGGGTCGGGTGAAGGTTCGAACAGATGGAGACTGGACGCATGAACACCAAGACTCTGCCGCGCATCGCGGCACTAACGGCAATGCTGGCGATGGCCGGCAGCGCCTCCGCGGCGACGGGAATGTGGGATACCGCGCTGGGACCGGGCAGCGGAAACGGCGCCACCAGCGCGACGCCATGGATCGCCTCCCCCGCCGCCGGCAGCCTGTACGCCGAGTGGAATTTCTTCAACGACAGCGACTCGTCGACGCCGCTCACGATCCAGGATGCCACGCCCGACATTGCGGCCGCAGGATTGGGCAGTGGTGTGGCCCAGTTCGCGGAGACGACGGGCGGTGCATTCATCACCGGCGGCGGAAACGTCTACAGCCCCACCGTGGCAACGGCCTTCACGGTGAGTCTGCCGGGTGTATCCGGAGCGACGGAGGTGTGGTTGCGCGCGGCCACTCTGGGCTCGCTCCTGGAAGCGTCCGCCACCCTCAACGGCGTGGCGGCGGAGGCGCAGGAGAGCTACAGCGTGCCGATCCCCGGAGGCGGCTTCGGCGGTGACGAGAAGGAGTGGTACTGGCGCTGGACCCTGCCCACCGCCGCCAGCTCGCTGCAGTTCTCGTTCGCCTCGTCGGCCTCGTCGGTAAGTCTGGACCAGGTCGCGGTCTATGCGGCACCGGTGCCGGAGCCCGGGACCTACGCGATGTTCGGTCTCGGACTTGCCGGCCTGGCAGCCTTCGCCCGCCGCTGCGCGAAGCGCTGATCGACGTATCCGCGGCACGGAGGGGAACGTGCCTCTGTGCCGCGGCCGGGCCGCTCGGCCATGTCCGCCGTCGGCTCGCTCTTCCGACGGCTCCCTCCACGACCACTGCGCGGGCCGGCTCGCGTGACCTTCGCCGGAATGCGCCCGTCCTTCCCACATCTGCTGTTCGCCGCCTCGGCACTGCTGTCCATCGCGGCGTCCCCGGTTCGTGCCCAGGTGACGGCTCCCACCGTGACGGTCACGGGCGCGACACCCGGGGAAACGGATGCGGCAAAGGCCACGTCGGTCACCAGGATCGACCGGACGCGGATCGA comes from Betaproteobacteria bacterium and encodes:
- a CDS encoding ABC transporter substrate-binding protein, which encodes MRQDRRRLLAALCAAGMVSPFVAYAGPPRRVVSVGGAVTEIVYALGAGDRLVGADSTSLFPEAAQKLPRVGYMRQISAEGVLSLRPELVVATAEAGPPAVLTQIESAGVPIKRLPVRHSLESLRDNVREIAGVLGMPEAGSRLLADLEVHWSRTSRRVASFPGRPRALFILAHGGGAPMVSGAGTAADAMIGYAGAVNAVQSLEGYKPLTAEAAIASAPDVILITSQGLDETGGIDKLLARPGLSLTPAGRSRRVVAMDALYLLGFGPRLPEAVADLSERLRKS
- a CDS encoding heme ABC transporter ATP-binding protein, which codes for MVLDGIDLSVRSGSLMCLLGPNGAGKSTLLRMLSGELAAGEGTVQFDARDLASWSPVALARRRAVMCQKPNAAFEFHGTEVVLLGRYPHCEGRPGRTDERIAERALADAEAAHLAWRIVTTLSGGENARVHFARALAQVAYEEDGLPRALFLDEPTASLDLAHQHALMRLARDLAHGQGLAVVAVVHDLNLAARYADEVVLLSDGRIAAAGTPRHVLTREHVKACFGVDVIAVTAAGQDAPALLVTA
- a CDS encoding iron ABC transporter permease, coding for MLFIANLSTGAFAIPAMEVVRALVAMSGLGSSLDVGAQELAVLTGIRLPRAIMAAGTGAGLALAGAVLQGLFRNPLADPGVIGISGGAAFGAAVAIVGLGYLPTGWRETLGGYALPATAFVFALITTLVVYRFGRAHGGSSVATMLLAGIGFNALALSGIGFLSFIASDEQLRNLAFWNLGSVGGATWNQLALSAVACVPAGIVLLRLAPPLDALALGFAEARHVGVDVIRLQRTVVVLSALMVGCLVASTGVIAFLGLIAPHIVRLAIGPAHSRLLPASALLGAALLLAADLAARTLFAPAELPVGILTTAAGAPFFLWLLLRSRREAFA
- a CDS encoding PEP-CTERM sorting domain-containing protein, with product MNTKTLPRIAALTAMLAMAGSASAATGMWDTALGPGSGNGATSATPWIASPAAGSLYAEWNFFNDSDSSTPLTIQDATPDIAAAGLGSGVAQFAETTGGAFITGGGNVYSPTVATAFTVSLPGVSGATEVWLRAATLGSLLEASATLNGVAAEAQESYSVPIPGGGFGGDEKEWYWRWTLPTAASSLQFSFASSASSVSLDQVAVYAAPVPEPGTYAMFGLGLAGLAAFARRCAKR